ttctataaaaacagATTACACATGAAAGTTTTAGTGGGAGTGACttttaacattactttttaTAGAAAAGCACAAACCTACACATGATTGTCATTCTTTAAGGTATGTGCAGTAGCTATGTACAGGCAtcactaatatttattatcacaataccgtcaatgtaaatacaaaaggaattctattaaaatattttaattcattcgACAGTCATggcaatataattttctatttccaTGAAGCTAATCACTGGGTAATTTGAGCATTCTATAAAGTTAACTGTAATGTCAAGCTAATATATTGGATGTAATGTTACAAAATGAATTAATCGTAGATATAGTAAGCGTACATTTTTAAACGACATAATATAAGATTAACGATTCACGTACTTTGTTAATTGGCGCATCTTAAACCGTTCAATATTATATCATGCATATCATCAAACTTGATTACTGAAATGTGTCCAACAGTTATAATAaactttctttaaatattacaaGCATCTGCAGCAAgcagattttaattttaacggTAAATACAATAACTCTTTATAGTACACTAACATCTTGTTTACATAGTTAATCAAACAAGCTTCGACAGGCACATTTTACTATTCAAATTCTTGTCTAAACAATGTTACTTGTATACACGGTGAAAATGCTTTACATTGCCGAATCACCCCAAACGACTTTGCCTGGTTGAATCGAGACTCACGACGGTTGGCACAGCCTCGGAGGCAACACTAACGGTTCAGTCCCGCATCCCGTTTAACCAACAAGCTACGATTacatttaacataaacaaaaacaccTGAGAACATATTAGTTACTGGCGGGAGGCCACGCGTTTCACTGGATATGGATAAGGCGTTACACACCGAGCTTGAGTCGCTGACGGAGCCGTGGCCTCGGCACGCAGCGGAGCTATCCTCGTCACCACGCCGGATCAACTccacattatttataaatcctTTATTAAATACGAACAACCGAACGTTTCTGATATGAACATGACAtgtgttttaaacataaacaaacaactttCTAATGCCACcgattaaagaaaatatatattctatacatgaaaaaatatgatgtataaTACTCGATATTGTCACTTTACCCACGTGAGACGTCGTCCGCTTCGGTGACAACCCTATTGTTAATGTCTATTCGACAGGCATACAAAGCTACTgttataaatcattataaaagcATTTTCTTCTAGCAGGACTACTCTGTGGCCTGTGTCTATTACACTTCTGGTTAGGATCCGATTCCTACATGAATAAATAGCGGTAAAGGAAGTCAAATATTGGTGTTAGCGATGTACATTAATGTAGATAAGGCTATTATTTGTTGCGTATCCATGCGATAGTAACACAGCACTTAAGCGTAGCACactcatataattttatattcttaaatccgaagcaaataaattatacagtGGTCCAGCATACGAAATGATTCACTATACTATGACGGGAACGCGGCTGCGTTGGCGGCGGTCCCGTGCCGTGGTACTATCGCGTGGGGTGGTGTCTAGGTGTCTCGCCCCTCTGCCCCGGAGTGTCTCCGTCAAGCGAACCAGGGAGCGCACATTGTGGCTCAGTTGTATATTTTGATGGCCTTCTCTAAATAGTTAACGCGGGATCGCTTCGGCGTCTTGTTAATGTGCTCGAGACCGAGCCACGGCCGCGCTGTCGCGTCTGGAAGTGACAGATCTATATTAAATTTTAGCACAAATTCTTTTGAGGATTGGCTCAATTGTAACATTATATGTTATAGCCGAAAATGTTTCAAGTCTTGaaaatattagaattttgtTAATCTTTAGATAAAAAACAGAGTAGATACTCACTTGCGTTACTACTTGGCCTGAAGTCGTAAATGTTTATTGTCGCTCCTTCACTTATGTAATTAGGTCTGCCATTTGTCACTATAGCAAAATTGTACTGAAACCAAAAAGAAATCCGTTAACCTTTCGAAAATCAAGCGATCTGGGTCTGTGGCAGTGTTGGACACaccatttatttatgttgataaTTCCTAAGTATAACATGTATTTAAGTGATGTACCTTTTCCCACTCCTTGTCGGGTATATCGAGTTTCTTCTGCAAGCGGTCCTTGACGGCCTGGAAGGGCTCGTTGTGTTTGACGCGCGTGTAGAACGGAATGCCGAACGTCGCGTACACTTGCTTGTGGAAATGCGCGCACGGCACTGTTATTTCGTCCTCCttgaatacaaatacaaaaaaatatcaacattgaGATGTATTACgttcatttgttttttgtttcatgtCTATCTTTTGATGCAACAATTAACTAAAGTGTATAAAGGAATAAAAAAGTGGAGTGAAATTCATTTGCATTGCATTTAGATGTGCtacttttagttttttagaGAAGAGACTTACCGCCATATTAATTTCATCTTTAGGTATCTCCTCTATTCTGTACAATCTGGGCGGCGAGATGATCACCTGGTCCAGCGTTAGTTCGGGGTCGGGGCCCGGTAATACTTTGTGACACGACACCTCCACGATTCTTAACCTGCAGCgttaaataattacgttttattGTCGGTACAGAGATACTGTTTCGGATTCATAACACGGGGCAAgcaaaacaaatgtaaaagaataaaaacgAAACGAACTAGAGAAATTCACAAACAATCAGTTAATATTTCAATCTATAAGGCGACCATAGAGGATCGTTTAAAGTAGGGGGGTATGTTATGTACGTTTCCAATTTATGgtctaaatatttattgtaaagataCTTACGTTCCGGAACCGTCTGGCGACATTTCGACGACTTTAGCTGCCTCTTGTAAAATGTCTGACACTTTTCCACCTTTGTTTggatataaaattaattccTTATCTTCTTTATAATTAGGACCAACCTGGAAATACAAATAACGAAActttaaaatgatgaaaataaaaaatgtaaaacaaaactttttttttttttaatctttagtTAAAGGGAGAtggttcaaataaaacaaaacttatatgATGGGTTCAAAAAACATGACTTGTGatgttttttcaaattaatCAAACATTCTGTAATATTGGTATCCATCCATTTAAAATGGTAACTTACCCATAAACATTTAAACTGTTTCTTGTTATCCAATTCATTAACTTTAATAGATAAAATCTGGTAGAACAATTTCTTAGGGCACTTTGGTTTACAGTACACTAGCAAATCTTTAAGTATTCCGTCGTATGAGTATCTAAGAGGGAGGCCGGGGGTGTCCTTGTAACtgaaacatacaacaatactttttaaactGACCAATGAAATggaaacaaagaatattttgttgtgGATTACACAACTAACATAAGACGGCATGACAGTATACATTTGAAAAAATCTCCAATCTGtaataaccaaataaatatcaataaaggATCTTAGCACTACTGGCCGGTTCTTACTAAATCATCATGATATTATGTAAGATTATTCAATGTACCTGACGACTCTTGTTTATTCAATTCTTTTTTCTAAGGATATCTTTTAAAGGGTCAGTTCGTATATGTACTCACTTTTGACACTTGAAGAACTGTATTAAGTATGGGTCCACGTTGAGCCTCTGTCCCACAGCCCGCGCCATCTGATCATAGCGCATCTGCATCGACAGCTCCATTGTGAACCTAAATAACATTAGCACATTATAAGGTGCAATATTGTATATAAACTCTTTAATACTACATACAACTACCACCAATGAGAAATTATTACCAATAGGCATAACAACTACagcaattaaaatatgtaactttCCAATAGACAATAGGTTATGCAATTAAATTAAGTTCATAATCAAAACAACACATCCCTTTTGTGAATCACATATCCTTACAAATGATTTACGAACGATTGGTCGAGATATCCAGGGAGGCAAGCATGCATAATGGTCATTTACATgtataaaatcacaataaaaaactctatacaaaaaataagaaaattgtataacagtttataataattacatgaatagtatacaaataaaatgaactGTCACAGAAGAAAAGAGAATGTTGGCTCACCCAGGATCATTAGGCACAGTCTTATCAACAAACTGCACTTCCACCTTGTAGAAGATATACTTGAAGTAGTCCTGGCAGGTGGGCAGCTCGAGGTCCTCATGTCGGTGGTCGGCGCGCTCGAACACGATGATGTCGCCGTCCATCAGCTCGTCCAATACCTGGCCGCGTGCACACGACTCAACCCGAGGGTAGCCCGCCTTATGCCCTCCGTCCGCCGGTTGCATATACACCAATACGTGACACTTGCGTTACATAATACTACTTCTACTTTATAATTATAgctttatacattaaaaaaaaacaggtatagagtatattgataatatttttttgttttgtaaacgcATAGTCACATATTCGTGTtgaagttttctttttttttgacGAAGGGCAAAAGTGGGCATGACACAGAAATAAAACTGCAAGTGTATGTTCATGAAAACGGAACAAAACTTGCTTCAAATCAATCTTAAAGCATTAAATGGTAATAGAGAAATGATAAAGCCAAATACCAAGACATCTTATGGCACTTTTCACACAATGTTTCAATCACTTTTTGGGAAAAATTgcacttataaatataaatatgcaaaGTCTGTTTTTCGACGTTTAAAGAAGTTTTGAGTGTCCGAAATTTGCCGAAGATgctgtataaatataaataaatacataacatactATACCTGTTTCAGAAATACCTGAATGTAGGAACGAAACTAGAACTAAAATATATCATAACAATAtactaaataattaacaaaaaaaattcagtaggtacaaatacattttaaaatagaaaacaaaaataaataaacatttttatactgGATCAGCagatatacttttttatataaaatactttggTAGATATAGAAACTAAATAGGTTTGTACttgtataatacttattatctaTGCTTACAACTAATATATGGTTGTATAGGataaaactgataaataatACCTTTTCGAGAGGTTCATTGTAGTTGCTGATCTTCTCCACGAAGTCTGGTTTAATTTCTTCATATAATACGAGAGGTGTATCAGGTTGGAAGCCtagaacaaataatttatcaccTACATTACTGTGACTCATGACACTGATGGCATACAAAATCTGTATAATAGTATAGAGTATAGACGCAAGTTAGGCGTAAGATTCCCTGTGATACTAATTTACACGGAACTAAAGTCAAGAcacaataatattgaaaaagttCTATAGTTCAGAATCacattttgaaacaatttgtaAGAGGaccaaacatattttaaaagtacatgTTTAGAATGCAATGCTAGAATTACCTGCTCGCTTATTCAATATCGGTATAAGGTCAGCGGGCTTGCTCGCAATAGGAAGATAATGATGTCCACAGTAATGGATGCGCTTTTGCTTCGGGTCGTAGAACTTGAAGAACAGTACTACGTCATTCTCCTTGTCGAAGGTAGGCAGTGCGCTGAAGCCGGAGTCCGGCGGCAGCATCTCGAGGAAGATGTTCCAAGGGTTCATGTTTTCGGACACGTCGGCCACGGTCTTGTGTTGATCGTTGAGGATGTCTAAGCAAGTAGGTCTGCACGTCtgtagaaaagaagtcattttaACACTCGTGTATTTTCCGATTCccttcaatttatattttatttgatgttgtttttttactaaattgtgTGTATTCTTTACTAAAAAGTGTATAATTGAATTCTTTGGGCGTGAAGCAATGAAGCTAAAAATGCTATATTTTAATGATCACATACAATAAACTCACAAATATTTGGACATTTTCATAATCGAAAACCTTTTGtttagcaataaaaacaaaagtccaAAGTGATATTATGTTGTTTCTCTTGAGATTACACTGATTCCGTACATGTTCCGCGCTAATTACGTTACGAATATGTGATAACACAGTAGAACGAAATTGATTCTGCGTTATAGAGATCTTTATACTGATTAAAGTCTACTAATTGTACCGTAATTAGCAGCAAATGTTCTTGTTAATTACGTGTACATAACTAAGAACATTCTCGTTCACAATACCATTTCAGTATGGAATTCGAAGCATAGTCTAAGGTATTgacatttattgttatttatccaAGTGATCTCTTGAAAGAATAAGCTAAcctcaaaatattataagctacGGCGCAAAAAAACCACAGTCATTTGTCGCACGAATCGTCCAAAGGTATTAGCATTAATAATGATTATAAGCGATTCACTGTATTATTTCAATCAAGGATGAATTATCAAGTAACGGCACGATCTTGGTGATAATTGACATAATTAGATTAAACAAGAAAAAGTGTAATTTCAAACAAATCGACGATTACTAgtgattttgtaaatatttatgatagctTATAGAAAATGCAtagttgtataaaataatcatttagtAATGTATCATGATAAGCATTATACCCCACAACAAAGTATTTTGTGCTTAACTAAGAGTTATATATATGTCATAACATTTATCAGTCTCTCTAGTAAAAGTCGTGTACGCTGATTAGTGGGTGTCACttacaatcaatttaaaatctGTATAAATAAGTGAAAAAGACACTATCAACAATTAACTAAACAGCTTATACAACGTTTAGTAGTAAGGTTTTAAGAGTGCAGTCCAGTACCTGGTTGGAGCGCGCGCTGAAGGGCCAGGGCCGCAGCTGCTTGAGCGGGTACTTGAAGTTGTCGGCGAGCATCTCCATGAGCTCGGCCACGGTGGCCTGCTTGCGCACGCGGAACACGCGGAAGTGCGCGCGCTCGGGGTCGTACAGGTCGTTGCCCTGGTGCCCGTCGAACGCCTCCTCCAGCACCACGTTCACGTTCATGTACAGGTGCGCCTCGTTGCGCTCCTTGCGACGGATCTGACCACACGCAGAATACAAATTAACTTATCTGCTGCAATTGGATGCTCAAAGCACAGTGAGTTATCAGGCGAGTCATAATGGTGACTTCAAAAGTGGATGAATTTaagtgaatataatatatattatattaacttacgGTTTCGATTCTCTTTTCCTCAGCGAGCCTTTCGCTCAGTTCTGTAGGAATGTCAGCTTGAGTGACCTCTTGCAAGACAGTCTTCAACTGTGAATCCctgaaagtgacaaaatatgataaaatcaAGCAATAATATCCAGTATACTAGAGTGCTTCACTTTAATAACATGTGGTAGTAAAACAATCCTACATGTGGGAGTGGCAAGTGGGACTGTAATGGTATAAATAAACGTATTCCATATTGTAGTGATAAAAGTGTGCTTACCTAATATAAACCAACATGTAAGCGTTGGTGCAGTGGCGCACGGTCAGCGCCATGTCCTCGTCGTGCCCGCCGTAGTTGTACTCGATAGCCTCCTGCTTCGTGCAGCGGGACACCACGTCGTCGTCGAACTTGCACCACTGGACAATAATGTgtcattattaattttgaaccagattttgtatgaaagccGAGATTCGGGTGCAAAACTTCGGCGATTTCAGCTCTAAGATTGTGGTCTACGTTTAGACTGCACTAAAGTTAACCGTCGCGGTCTAAATGCTTTTCTGGGTTTTGGGTACTAAGACACTGCATAAATTACAATTATCGCAGAACACTGAACTCGAAACTTTGACCGCTAGACTGCCCGTAGTGTAATAAGTTGCAAGAAAAGTTTTGTAATGTTTCTAAGTTGCCACACTTGACGATATTCAATGGTCGTACATGTAATCCGATATTGCTTCATAATGTAGTACATTTCTAAAGCTTCATACTATCCATGTTCGTCTGAAGATTAGAGTTATTACAAATATCCGAAACTAACTATATAAATTCGGTTCTAACTCAAATCAAATTAGGTACATTACCATATTAATACCgtaatacataacaaaaatcGATGACAATACAGGAATGAATAAAGGATGACAATATAGTCAAAGGAagacacatattattattatagcagtTGCCTATTTCCAATAGGATAAAGGTGATGACGCATTGTAATAGCAatcaattttgtattgtttataagtTTAGCAGTAAAACCGGTTGTACCTGCTAAAGGTCGAACAACTCGCAAAAATAGCAAATACATtctaatctttaaaaaaactttgattTACGTATTATTGCACTGTAAACGTACTTTTGCACTGTAATATCGGTTTAGGTTATATCACCtgaatatacattttttatttataatcaattgTTCATAATCATTCAGATAAACTAGTGCAAATCATCATATTGTTGTTTATAGAGGGGTATCGGTGTTTGCATTGTAGCCTACTTTAGCGTCGTAATAAATGACATCCGTAATTTATGTTCACGAAAACTTTATGGCTTTCTTCCAAACTTTTTGCATGCATAGTCAAGGAGAATAGCGGAGTTCAAactcttaaatatattttcgctTCACTTTAtcaatatgtcaaaaattcgaATATAAAATCCTGGTAATGCTTTTCTGCATAATATTGTACCATACAAAAGATTTATAATTCTCGATTTCTTGACATTGCGTCAATGTTGCACTAAGGATCGTCAACTTCACACGCctattaatatattacaaacGGCCGGCCACAGCTGCGCCCGgtttaaaaaattattttacaagcaaaactttataacttttacacataaaccttga
Above is a genomic segment from Anticarsia gemmatalis isolate Benzon Research Colony breed Stoneville strain chromosome 8, ilAntGemm2 primary, whole genome shotgun sequence containing:
- the LOC142974761 gene encoding ubiquitin carboxyl-terminal hydrolase 7-like isoform X2, coding for MNHTPAPDRQQHDSNVNQVEEMETQDVETVDTVTDKTWEDDLMKGPNGEVVMGEVMKNQETTSSDMPLACLDTEMEDDEARSEATFRFTVQNFRNLKDSVLSPPCYVRNLPWKIMVMPRQAPSPDRQQQKSLGFFLQCNGESESSSWSCYAMAELRLISHKPETEPFFRKIQHLFYSKENDWGFSHFMAWNDVLDPEKGYIKDDAITLEVHVTAEAPHGVSWDSKKHTGYVGLKNQGATCYMNSLLQTLYFTNQLRKAVYKMPTESDDSTRSVALALQRVFYELQFSDKPVGTKKLTKSFGWETLDSFMQHDVQEFLRVLLDKLESKMKGTCVEGTVPRLFEGKMTSYIKCKNVNVSSTRVETFYDIQLNIKGKKNIDESFKDYISTETLDGENKYDAGEHGLQEAEKGVIFASFPPVLHLHLMRFQYDPITDSSVKFNDRFEFYEHINLDAYLQEKPETPADYTLHAVLVHSGDNHGGHYVVFINPKGDGKWCKFDDDVVSRCTKQEAIEYNYGGHDEDMALTVRHCTNAYMLVYIRDSQLKTVLQEVTQADIPTELSERLAEEKRIETIRRKERNEAHLYMNVNVVLEEAFDGHQGNDLYDPERAHFRVFRVRKQATVAELMEMLADNFKYPLKQLRPWPFSARSNQTCRPTCLDILNDQHKTVADVSENMNPWNIFLEMLPPDSGFSALPTFDKENDVVLFFKFYDPKQKRIHYCGHHYLPIASKPADLIPILNKRAGFQPDTPLVLYEEIKPDFVEKISNYNEPLEKLMDGDIIVFERADHRHEDLELPTCQDYFKYIFYKVEVQFVDKTVPNDPGFTMELSMQMRYDQMARAVGQRLNVDPYLIQFFKCQNYKDTPGLPLRYSYDGILKDLLVYCKPKCPKKLFYQILSIKVNELDNKKQFKCLWVGPNYKEDKELILYPNKGGKVSDILQEAAKVVEMSPDGSGTLRIVEVSCHKVLPGPDPELTLDQVIISPPRLYRIEEIPKDEINMAEDEITVPCAHFHKQVYATFGIPFYTRVKHNEPFQAVKDRLQKKLDIPDKEWEKYNFAIVTNGRPNYISEGATINIYDFRPSSNANLSLPDATARPWLGLEHINKTPKRSRVNYLEKAIKIYN
- the LOC142974761 gene encoding ubiquitin carboxyl-terminal hydrolase 7-like isoform X1; the encoded protein is MNHTPAPDRQQHDSNVNQVEEMETQDVETVDTVTDKTWEDDLMKGPNGEVVMGEVMKNQETTSSDMPLACLDTEMEDDEARSEATFRFTVQNFRNLKDSVLSPPCYVRNLPWKIMVMPRQAPSPDRQQQKSLGFFLQCNGESESSSWSCYAMAELRLISHKPETEPFFRKIQHLFYSKENDWGFSHFMAWNDVLDPEKGYIKDDAITLEVHVTAEAPHGVSWDSKKHTGYVGLKNQGATCYMNSLLQTLYFTNQLRKAVYKMPTESDDSTRSVALALQRVFYELQFSDKPVGTKKLTKSFGWETLDSFMQHDVQEFLRVLLDKLESKMKGTCVEGTVPRLFEGKMTSYIKCKNVNVSSTRVETFYDIQLNIKGKKNIDESFKDYISTETLDGENKYDAGEHGLQEAEKGVIFASFPPVLHLHLMRFQYDPITDSSVKFNDRFEFYEHINLDAYLQEKPETPADYTLHAVLVHSGDNHGGHYVVFINPKGDGKWCKFDDDVVSRCTKQEAIEYNYGGHDEDMALTVRHCTNAYMLVYIRDSQLKTVLQEVTQADIPTELSERLAEEKRIETIRRKERNEAHLYMNVNVVLEEAFDGHQGNDLYDPERAHFRVFRVRKQATVAELMEMLADNFKYPLKQLRPWPFSARSNQTCRPTCLDILNDQHKTVADVSENMNPWNIFLEMLPPDSGFSALPTFDKENDVVLFFKFYDPKQKRIHYCGHHYLPIASKPADLIPILNKRAGFQPDTPLVLYEEIKPDFVEKISNYNEPLEKVLDELMDGDIIVFERADHRHEDLELPTCQDYFKYIFYKVEVQFVDKTVPNDPGFTMELSMQMRYDQMARAVGQRLNVDPYLIQFFKCQNYKDTPGLPLRYSYDGILKDLLVYCKPKCPKKLFYQILSIKVNELDNKKQFKCLWVGPNYKEDKELILYPNKGGKVSDILQEAAKVVEMSPDGSGTLRIVEVSCHKVLPGPDPELTLDQVIISPPRLYRIEEIPKDEINMAEDEITVPCAHFHKQVYATFGIPFYTRVKHNEPFQAVKDRLQKKLDIPDKEWEKYNFAIVTNGRPNYISEGATINIYDFRPSSNANLSLPDATARPWLGLEHINKTPKRSRVNYLEKAIKIYN
- the LOC142974761 gene encoding ubiquitin carboxyl-terminal hydrolase 7-like isoform X3; the encoded protein is MNHTPAPDRQQHDSNVNQVEEMETQDVETVDTVTDKTWEDDLMKGPNGEVVMGEVMKNQETTSSDMPLACLDTEMEDDEARSEATFRFTVQNFRNLKDSVLSPPCYVRNLPWKIMVMPRQAPSPDRQQQKSLGFFLQCNGESESSSWSCYAMAELRLISHKPETEPFFRKIQHLFYSKENDWGFSHFMAWNDVLDPEKGYIKDDAITLEVHVTAEAPHGVSWDSKKHTGYVGLKNQGATCYMNSLLQTLYFTNQLRKAVYKMPTESDDSTRSVALALQRVFYELQFSDKPVGTKKLTKSFGWETLDSFMQHDVQEFLRVLLDKLESKMKGTCVEGTVPRLFEGKMTSYIKCKNVNVSSTRVETFYDIQLNIKGKKNIDESFKDYISTETLDGENKYDAGEHGLQEAEKGVIFASFPPVLHLHLMRFQYDPITDSSVKFNDRFEFYEHINLDAYLQEKPETPADYTLHAVLVHSGDNHGGHYVVFINPKGDGKWCKFDDDVVSRCTKQEAIEYNYGGHDEDMALTVRHCTNAYMLVYIRDSQLKTVLQEVTQADIPTELSERLAEEKRIETIRRKERNEAHLYMNVNVVLEEAFDGHQGNDLYDPERAHFRVFRVRKQATVAELMEMLADNFKYPLKQLRPWPFSARSNQTCRPTCLDILNDQHKTVADVSENMNPWNIFLEMLPPDSGFSALPTFDKENDVVLFFKFYDPKQKRIHYCGHHYLPIASKPADLIPILNKRAGFQPDTPLVLYEEIKPDFVEKISNYNEPLEKVLDELMDGDIIVFERADHRHEDLELPTCQDYFKYIFYKVEVQFVDKTVPNDPGFTMELSMQMRYDQMARAVGQRLNVDPYLIQFFKCQNYKDTPGLPLRYSYDGILKDLLVYCKPKCPKKLFYQILSIKVNELDNKKQFKCLWVGPNYKEDKELILYPNKGGKVSDILQEAAKVVEMSPDGSGTLRIVEVSCHKVLPGPDPELTLDQVIISPPRLYRIEEIPKDEINMAEDEITVPCAHFHKQVYATFGIPFYTRVKHNEPFQAVKDRLQKKLDIPDKEWEKYNFAIVTNGRPNYISEGATINIYDFRPSSNANATARPWLGLEHINKTPKRSRVNYLEKAIKIYN